In Blattabacterium cuenoti, the following proteins share a genomic window:
- the ccoN gene encoding cytochrome-c oxidase, cbb3-type subunit I, with product MKLETHYYNNSIVKAFLYATMFWALIGFLAGLFIAILLFSPEIPEFIFGNNLKFSQGIMGFGRWRMLHTNTAIFAFVGNTIFTGYYYCIQRILKTRIFSDTLSWIHFWGWQIFIILTWVTFLLGINTSKEYAEHEWPIDILIFLIWLIYGINIIGSILKRRIQHLYVSIWFLLGTWVAMAMLHVFNNLELPISVLSFKSYSIYAGVQDALMQWWYGHNAVAFILTTPILGLMYYFVPKASNQPIFSYKLSIIHFWSLIFIYIWAGPHHLMYTSLPNWAQMLGTIFSIMLIAPSWGGMLNGLLTLRGDWNKVKKDPILKFFVVGIICYGMATFEGPMLATKTLNSIGHFTDWVIAHVHLGTLGWNGFMAFGVLYWLTKKMWNTKLYSISLANIHFWLGVLGIALYIFPMYFGSVLQSMMWKKFNPDGTLTYKNFLDSVISIIPFYRIRFLGGLIYLLGFILMMFNLFKTIRKGNFIKNEEFKCISFNKKIEKENKNFHNWLEKKPIQFTILSFIAVAIGGFIEIIPTLVIKSNVPTIHSVKPYSALELEGRDLFVREGCNACHSAQVRPFRDEVVRYGEYSKAGEFVYDHPFLWGSKRTGPDLAREGGKNPNSWHYNHMKNPRSTSSGSIMPSYPWLIYNKLDISDTEKKLKAMIRLGVPYTSEYVKNFKKYIDVQSKKIVSDIYKEYPSLSKEINTQKIKYKNEFIPLEKREIIALIAYLQRLGTDIKS from the coding sequence ATGAAATTAGAGACACATTATTACAATAATAGTATCGTAAAAGCTTTTTTATATGCTACAATGTTTTGGGCGTTAATTGGATTTTTAGCAGGTTTATTTATAGCTATATTATTATTTTCTCCTGAAATCCCTGAATTTATTTTTGGAAATAATTTAAAATTCTCCCAAGGAATTATGGGATTTGGTAGATGGCGTATGTTACATACAAATACTGCTATTTTTGCTTTTGTAGGAAATACAATTTTTACAGGTTATTATTATTGTATACAAAGGATACTAAAAACAAGAATATTTAGCGATACTTTAAGTTGGATTCATTTTTGGGGATGGCAAATATTTATTATTCTTACTTGGGTTACCTTTTTATTAGGAATAAATACAAGCAAAGAATATGCAGAGCACGAATGGCCTATAGATATATTAATATTTCTTATATGGTTGATTTATGGAATCAATATTATAGGAAGTATTTTAAAAAGAAGAATACAACATTTATACGTTAGTATTTGGTTTTTATTAGGAACATGGGTAGCTATGGCTATGTTGCATGTATTTAATAATCTTGAATTACCAATTTCTGTTCTATCTTTTAAAAGTTATTCTATATATGCTGGAGTTCAAGATGCATTGATGCAATGGTGGTATGGTCATAATGCTGTAGCTTTTATTTTAACTACACCTATTCTTGGATTAATGTATTATTTTGTTCCAAAAGCTTCTAATCAACCTATTTTTTCTTATAAGCTTTCTATCATTCATTTTTGGTCATTAATATTCATATATATCTGGGCTGGTCCGCATCATTTAATGTATACATCCCTTCCTAATTGGGCTCAAATGTTAGGAACTATTTTCTCTATTATGTTAATTGCTCCTTCTTGGGGTGGAATGTTAAATGGGTTGTTAACTTTAAGAGGAGATTGGAATAAGGTTAAAAAAGATCCTATTCTTAAATTTTTTGTAGTTGGTATTATATGTTATGGAATGGCAACTTTTGAAGGGCCTATGTTAGCTACCAAAACTTTAAATTCTATTGGTCACTTTACAGATTGGGTTATAGCTCATGTTCATCTTGGGACTTTAGGATGGAATGGATTTATGGCTTTTGGAGTTTTATATTGGTTAACGAAAAAAATGTGGAATACAAAATTATATTCTATTTCATTAGCTAATATTCATTTTTGGTTAGGAGTTTTGGGAATTGCATTATACATTTTTCCAATGTATTTCGGATCTGTTTTACAATCTATGATGTGGAAAAAATTTAATCCTGATGGAACCTTAACTTACAAAAATTTTTTGGATTCTGTTATATCCATTATTCCATTTTATAGAATTCGTTTTCTAGGTGGGCTCATTTATTTATTAGGTTTTATTTTAATGATGTTTAATTTATTCAAAACCATAAGAAAAGGTAATTTTATTAAAAATGAAGAGTTTAAATGCATTTCTTTTAATAAAAAAATAGAAAAAGAAAATAAAAATTTTCATAATTGGTTAGAAAAAAAACCTATACAGTTTACTATATTATCTTTTATTGCCGTAGCTATTGGAGGTTTTATAGAAATAATTCCTACTTTAGTAATTAAATCTAATGTTCCTACAATACATAGTGTTAAACCTTATAGTGCGTTAGAATTAGAGGGACGAGATTTATTTGTAAGAGAAGGATGTAATGCTTGTCATAGCGCACAAGTTCGTCCGTTCAGAGATGAAGTTGTTCGTTATGGAGAATATTCTAAGGCAGGAGAATTTGTATATGATCACCCATTTCTTTGGGGGTCCAAAAGAACAGGTCCAGATTTAGCTAGAGAAGGAGGAAAAAATCCAAATTCTTGGCATTATAATCATATGAAAAATCCTCGTTCTACTTCTTCAGGATCTATTATGCCTAGTTATCCTTGGCTTATTTATAATAAATTAGATATTTCTGATACGGAAAAAAAATTGAAAGCAATGATTAGACTAGGAGTCCCATATACTTCAGAATATGTAAAAAATTTTAAAAAATATATAGACGTTCAATCAAAAAAAATTGTATCCGATATTTATAAGGAATATCCTTCTTTAAGCAAAGAAATAAATACACAAAAAATAAAATATAAAAATGAATTTATTCCTTTAGAAAAGAGAGAAATAATAGCATTAATTGCATATCTACAACGTTTAGGTACAGATATTAAATCTTGA
- a CDS encoding cytochrome oxidase, translated as MISFFKHYFTGEKYIGIFQSIILVIFFLTFFFIVFFILKKPKKYYREEIISILETEDKENN; from the coding sequence ATGATAAGTTTTTTTAAACATTATTTTACTGGAGAAAAATACATAGGAATTTTTCAATCTATTATACTTGTGATATTTTTTTTAACTTTCTTCTTTATAGTATTTTTTATTTTGAAAAAGCCTAAAAAATATTATAGAGAAGAAATTATTTCTATTCTAGAAACAGAGGATAAAGAAAATAATTAG
- a CDS encoding cbb3-type cytochrome c oxidase N-terminal domain-containing protein: MRYKVSSFIMIPSILSIIMYMLYTFFESYNRVNYIVHPITIFFFIVITILLFVLESINYLIFKKRLESLSEYERIKILDENEGNYFHRLYRFLFIGQNNEKVKKIDHGFDGIIELDNKLPVWWVHLFLITIVFSAIYFFSYLFIDYSNPYKEYDIAYKDQLKKIEIFEKNTPQVTIENASFKKDFINNGKTLFEENCSTCHKSDGSGSIGPNLTDDYWINIKEKDLFKNIYYIIWNGSENNPTMRAFGKSGEIKGNDIEKISSYVYFINKNKKSSEGKAPQGKKNLDWINETKQ, from the coding sequence ATGAGGTATAAAGTTTCATCTTTCATTATGATTCCTTCTATTTTATCTATTATAATGTATATGTTATATACTTTTTTTGAAAGTTATAATAGAGTAAATTATATAGTTCATCCAATTACAATATTTTTTTTTATTGTAATCACAATATTATTATTTGTTTTAGAATCTATCAATTATTTAATATTTAAAAAGAGATTGGAATCCCTTTCAGAATACGAAAGAATAAAAATATTAGATGAAAATGAAGGAAATTATTTTCATAGACTTTATAGGTTTCTATTTATTGGACAAAATAATGAAAAAGTTAAAAAAATTGATCATGGATTTGACGGAATTATAGAATTAGATAATAAATTACCAGTTTGGTGGGTTCATTTGTTTTTGATTACAATTGTATTTTCAGCAATTTATTTTTTTTCTTATCTATTTATAGATTATTCTAATCCTTATAAAGAATATGACATAGCTTATAAAGATCAATTAAAAAAAATTGAAATTTTTGAAAAAAATACACCACAGGTTACTATAGAAAATGCTTCTTTTAAAAAAGATTTTATAAATAATGGAAAAACACTTTTTGAAGAAAATTGTTCTACATGTCATAAATCAGATGGTAGTGGAAGTATTGGTCCTAATTTAACAGATGATTATTGGATAAATATAAAAGAGAAAGATTTATTTAAAAATATATACTATATAATATGGAATGGAAGTGAGAACAATCCTACTATGCGAGCTTTTGGAAAATCAGGAGAAATCAAAGGAAATGATATTGAAAAAATATCTAGTTATGTCTATTTTATTAATAAAAATAAAAAATCTTCGGAGGGTAAAGCACCGCAAGGAAAAAAAAACTTAGATTGGATCAACGAAACTAAACAATAA
- a CDS encoding FixH family protein, protein MKIKFNWDVGIVLSLITFITFIIYIAFFFPNVESQLVSDKYYEEEIKYQEIINEKKNFSNLSKKIKIIPIKYSGIRIMIPYDKNDIYGYFTLFRSSSKDLDVTKYFKISKSSNVLFIPKKLLKRGSYKLIIRWKSNEKKYLFEKNIFWE, encoded by the coding sequence ATGAAAATTAAATTCAATTGGGATGTTGGAATAGTGTTATCTTTGATCACTTTCATTACTTTTATCATTTATATAGCATTTTTTTTTCCAAATGTAGAAAGTCAGCTTGTATCGGATAAATATTATGAAGAAGAAATAAAATATCAAGAAATTATAAATGAGAAAAAAAATTTTTCAAATCTTTCTAAAAAAATAAAAATTATTCCTATAAAATATTCTGGAATTAGAATAATGATTCCATATGATAAGAATGATATATATGGATATTTTACTCTATTTAGATCTTCCTCTAAAGATTTAGATGTTACAAAATATTTTAAAATATCAAAATCCTCTAATGTATTATTTATTCCAAAAAAATTATTGAAGAGAGGATCCTATAAACTTATAATTAGATGGAAATCTAATGAAAAAAAATATCTTTTTGAAAAAAATATATTCTGGGAATAA
- a CDS encoding NADP-dependent malic enzyme: MRKKTSNFREESLNYHSQFPSGKIQVTPTKKYSSQRDLSLAYSPGVAEPCKEIANCSRKVYKYTSKGNLVAVITNGSAVLGLGNIGALASKPVMEGKALLFKIFSGIDVFDIEINESDPKKFVDIVKSIAPTFGGINLEDIKAPEAFEIEKKLKMELDIPVMHDDQHGTAIISGAALLNAITFVDKKINDIKMVVNGAGAAAISCTRTYKQLGVKPENILMFDSKGLLHTSRSDLNKEKKEFSVSTKILTLEEAIKNADVFIGLSIGGILTPNMLRSMSKNPIVFAMANPDPEIEYDSAIKIRTDVIMATGRSDYPNQVNNVLGFPYIFRGALDVHASVINDEMKLAAVYAIASLAKEPVPEQVNIVYNKKNISFGKEYIIPKPFDNRLITRVAPAVAKAAMDSGVARNPILNWKEYKEKLLDRMGYESKMLRMIQNRARTNPKKIVFCDGEEYDVLKSVQILHEEGIVSIPIVLGNEERIKRLMTENNLDFELEIIDPLKEKNEKKIEYFAKILWKRRNRKGLTLYESKIRMQTNDHFGAMMVDQGEADAVITGYSRSFSLSLRPMLEVIGRDDSVQKTAGMMILLTKRGPLFLADTAVIPDPTSEELARIAIMASNVVRGFDIEPHIAMLSFQNFSSDSKTSSKVSKTVYFLHKKYPNLIVDGELQPDFALNEFLLASKFPFSKLVKKRANIFIFPNLESGNLTYKFIRGLGNTQTIGPIMLGMRKPAHVMQMQSNIEEIVNLATLSVIDAQIRNS, from the coding sequence ATGAGAAAAAAAACAAGTAATTTTCGTGAAGAATCTCTAAATTACCATAGTCAATTTCCTTCTGGAAAAATACAAGTAACTCCTACTAAAAAATATAGTAGCCAGAGAGATCTTTCTCTTGCTTATTCACCTGGTGTTGCAGAACCTTGCAAAGAAATAGCTAATTGTTCAAGAAAGGTATATAAATATACATCTAAAGGAAATCTTGTAGCAGTAATTACTAATGGATCTGCCGTATTAGGATTAGGTAATATTGGTGCTTTAGCTTCTAAACCAGTTATGGAAGGAAAAGCACTTTTGTTTAAAATTTTTTCTGGAATTGATGTTTTTGATATAGAAATAAATGAATCAGATCCTAAAAAATTTGTAGATATAGTAAAATCAATTGCACCTACTTTTGGTGGAATTAACTTAGAAGATATTAAAGCTCCAGAAGCTTTTGAAATAGAAAAAAAACTTAAAATGGAGTTAGATATCCCTGTTATGCATGATGATCAACATGGAACAGCTATTATTTCAGGAGCGGCTTTGCTAAACGCTATAACTTTTGTTGATAAAAAAATTAATGATATAAAAATGGTAGTAAATGGAGCTGGAGCTGCTGCTATTTCTTGTACAAGAACTTATAAACAACTTGGAGTAAAACCTGAGAATATACTTATGTTTGATAGCAAAGGATTATTACACACCTCAAGATCTGATTTAAATAAAGAGAAAAAAGAATTTTCTGTAAGTACTAAAATTTTGACTTTAGAAGAAGCAATTAAAAATGCAGATGTTTTTATAGGTTTATCTATAGGAGGAATATTAACTCCTAATATGCTGAGAAGCATGTCTAAAAATCCTATTGTATTTGCTATGGCTAATCCTGATCCAGAAATAGAATATGATTCAGCAATTAAAATTCGTACAGATGTTATCATGGCTACTGGAAGAAGTGATTATCCGAATCAAGTAAATAATGTATTGGGGTTTCCTTATATTTTTAGAGGAGCCCTTGACGTTCATGCTAGTGTTATTAATGATGAAATGAAATTAGCAGCTGTATATGCTATTGCTTCTTTAGCAAAAGAACCTGTTCCAGAACAGGTAAATATTGTTTATAATAAAAAAAATATTTCTTTTGGAAAAGAATACATTATTCCGAAACCTTTTGATAATCGACTAATTACTCGTGTTGCTCCTGCTGTAGCTAAAGCGGCTATGGATTCTGGGGTTGCAAGAAATCCTATTTTAAATTGGAAAGAATATAAAGAAAAATTGTTAGATAGAATGGGATATGAAAGTAAAATGCTTAGAATGATTCAAAATAGAGCAAGAACAAATCCAAAAAAAATTGTTTTTTGTGATGGAGAAGAATATGATGTTCTTAAATCAGTTCAAATTCTTCATGAAGAAGGAATCGTATCTATTCCTATAGTATTAGGAAACGAAGAACGTATAAAACGTTTAATGACTGAAAATAATCTTGATTTTGAATTAGAAATTATAGATCCATTAAAAGAAAAAAATGAAAAAAAAATAGAATACTTTGCTAAAATTCTATGGAAAAGGAGAAATAGAAAAGGTTTAACTCTATATGAATCAAAAATTCGTATGCAAACCAATGATCACTTTGGAGCTATGATGGTAGATCAAGGCGAAGCAGATGCCGTTATTACAGGTTATTCTAGAAGTTTTTCTTTAAGTTTACGTCCAATGTTAGAAGTCATAGGAAGAGATGATTCAGTTCAAAAAACAGCAGGAATGATGATATTGTTAACGAAACGAGGACCTTTATTTTTAGCAGATACAGCTGTAATTCCTGACCCAACTAGTGAAGAATTAGCTAGAATTGCTATTATGGCCTCTAATGTAGTTAGAGGGTTTGATATTGAACCACATATAGCTATGTTATCTTTTCAAAACTTCTCTTCTGATTCTAAAACTTCTTCTAAGGTTTCTAAAACAGTATATTTTCTACATAAAAAATATCCAAATTTAATAGTAGATGGAGAATTGCAACCAGATTTTGCATTAAATGAATTTTTGTTAGCTAGTAAATTTCCTTTTTCTAAACTAGTTAAAAAAAGAGCAAATATTTTTATTTTTCCAAATCTGGAATCAGGAAATTTAACTTATAAATTTATAAGAGGATTAGGAAATACTCAAACTATTGGTCCTATAATGTTAGGAATGCGAAAACCGGCACATGTTATGCAAATGCAATCTAATATAGAAGAAATAGTAAATTTAGCTACTTTATCTGTAATAGATGCACAAATAAGAAATTCATAA
- the murI gene encoding glutamate racemase, protein MMEINAPIGVFDSGIGGMIIAKEIAEQMPNERIIYFGDNKNMPYGEKSKNFIIENSMKIASFLLEKKCKALVIACNSITSNALYEIKKKYHKKLIIFNVIDPIVKNKLFLSSKKIGIIATPATIRSNFYIKRIKKYHHHLDIIQISAPLLAPIIEEGVGIIKTKNIIKNYLNDLKSIDTLLLACTHYLFLKKEIENFYYGKVHLIDIQKIVVQEIKNKLKEKKLSCLTTSSKKKLEIFYTSNFLPYFFQKKVQTFFGKNIVFKKHIFFNIL, encoded by the coding sequence ATGATGGAAATAAATGCTCCAATAGGGGTATTTGATTCTGGTATTGGAGGAATGATTATAGCTAAGGAGATAGCAGAACAAATGCCTAATGAGAGAATTATTTATTTTGGAGATAATAAAAATATGCCATATGGAGAAAAATCTAAAAATTTTATTATAGAAAATTCCATGAAAATAGCATCTTTTCTTTTAGAAAAAAAATGTAAAGCTTTAGTAATTGCATGTAATTCTATTACATCTAATGCTTTATACGAAATAAAAAAAAAATATCATAAAAAATTAATAATATTTAACGTTATTGATCCTATAGTAAAAAATAAATTATTCTTATCATCTAAAAAAATAGGAATAATTGCAACACCTGCTACTATACGTTCAAATTTTTATATAAAAAGAATAAAAAAATATCATCATCATTTAGATATAATTCAAATATCTGCACCTCTACTTGCTCCTATAATAGAAGAAGGAGTTGGAATAATAAAAACGAAAAATATCATAAAAAATTATTTAAATGATTTAAAATCAATAGATACATTATTATTAGCTTGTACTCATTATTTATTCCTTAAAAAGGAAATAGAAAATTTCTATTATGGAAAAGTTCATTTAATTGATATACAAAAAATAGTAGTACAAGAAATAAAAAATAAATTAAAAGAAAAAAAATTATCATGTCTTACTACATCTAGTAAAAAAAAATTAGAGATTTTTTATACGTCTAATTTTCTACCATATTTTTTCCAAAAAAAAGTTCAAACTTTTTTTGGAAAAAATATTGTGTTTAAAAAACATATATTTTTTAATATCTTATGA
- the rpsT gene encoding 30S ribosomal protein S20 — protein sequence MANHLSSLKRIRQNQVKRLRNRYVYKSTKTAIKKFLNNDDKNEKDYSKVISMIDKLVKKNIIHKNKSSRLKNRLSKNLLSK from the coding sequence ATGGCAAATCATTTATCTTCTTTAAAAAGAATTAGACAAAACCAAGTTAAACGTCTTCGCAATAGATATGTATATAAAAGCACGAAAACGGCTATAAAAAAATTTTTAAATAATGATGATAAAAATGAAAAAGATTATTCTAAGGTAATATCTATGATTGATAAATTGGTTAAAAAAAATATTATCCATAAAAATAAATCATCTAGGTTGAAAAATAGGTTAAGTAAAAATTTATTATCCAAATAA
- a CDS encoding C40 family peptidase: MHTPYKYGGVTKSGIDCSAFIKKIFSFYKINLPRVSHHQAKKGFFVTKKKIKIGDLLFFSTGITNKKINHVGMVINVSYKNIFFIHASASNGVVISQLYEKYWNNKYLMARRILYLEK, translated from the coding sequence ATGCATACTCCATATAAATACGGAGGAGTTACAAAATCTGGAATAGATTGCTCTGCTTTTATAAAAAAAATATTTTCATTCTATAAAATAAATCTTCCACGTGTTTCTCATCACCAAGCAAAAAAAGGCTTTTTTGTTACAAAAAAAAAGATAAAAATAGGGGATTTACTATTTTTTTCTACAGGAATAACCAATAAGAAAATAAATCATGTAGGAATGGTTATTAATGTAAGCTACAAAAATATATTCTTTATTCATGCTTCTGCATCAAATGGTGTAGTTATTTCTCAATTGTATGAAAAATACTGGAACAATAAATATCTTATGGCAAGAAGAATACTTTACCTAGAAAAATAA
- a CDS encoding 3-phosphoshikimate 1-carboxyvinyltransferase: MSYVKIKKKNNRSLYGSVSINGSKSISNRLLILKAIYKDEIDIVNLSNCEDTEILKSSLTSYSNILDIHHAGTAMRFLTSYLSIQKEREVILTGSKRMKERPILVLVDALRKLGAEINFLEKEGYPPIKILGKEITGGEININAQVSSQYISSLMLVASKFKNGLKIFMQDNVTSFPYIKMTFDLLILSGIKVLWNNKKVIHIFPGKKKQKKCFYIESDWSSASYYYSMSAIAKESKIILSSYDNNSLQGDKEVSYIYEKYFGISTLFKENKIIIFKKINFSLPKFFELNLNKTPDIAQTITVTSAALGIKCFLKGLETLKIKETDRLIALKKELHKIGVKTNITNYSIEITDFLQEKNHCIFFNTYQDHRMAMSFAPLGLQYSICIEDPNVVKKSYPNFWIDLKSIGFSIENDYFSR, encoded by the coding sequence ATGTCTTACGTAAAAATTAAGAAAAAAAATAATAGATCTTTATATGGATCCGTATCTATAAATGGATCTAAAAGCATATCTAATCGTCTTTTAATTTTAAAAGCTATTTATAAAGATGAAATTGATATTGTAAATCTTTCTAATTGTGAAGATACAGAAATATTGAAAAGTAGTTTAACTAGTTATTCGAATATATTAGATATTCATCATGCTGGAACAGCTATGCGTTTTTTAACTTCTTATTTATCTATACAAAAAGAAAGAGAAGTGATCCTAACAGGATCTAAAAGAATGAAAGAAAGACCAATTCTTGTATTAGTTGATGCTTTGAGAAAACTAGGAGCTGAAATAAATTTTTTAGAAAAAGAAGGATATCCACCGATAAAAATTTTAGGAAAAGAAATAACTGGGGGAGAAATAAATATCAATGCACAAGTTAGTAGTCAATATATTAGTTCTTTAATGTTAGTAGCTAGTAAATTTAAAAATGGACTTAAAATTTTTATGCAAGATAACGTTACATCTTTTCCATATATAAAAATGACTTTTGATCTGCTAATACTCTCAGGTATAAAAGTTTTATGGAATAATAAAAAAGTTATTCATATTTTTCCAGGAAAAAAGAAACAAAAAAAATGTTTTTATATAGAATCAGATTGGAGTTCTGCTTCTTATTATTATTCTATGTCTGCTATTGCAAAAGAAAGTAAGATCATTTTATCTTCATATGATAATAATAGTTTACAGGGAGACAAAGAAGTCTCATATATATATGAAAAGTATTTTGGAATTTCTACTTTGTTTAAAGAAAATAAAATAATCATTTTTAAAAAAATAAATTTTAGTTTACCAAAATTTTTTGAATTAAACTTGAATAAAACACCGGATATTGCACAAACTATTACTGTTACTAGTGCTGCTCTTGGAATAAAATGTTTTTTAAAAGGGTTAGAAACATTAAAAATAAAAGAAACAGATAGATTAATAGCATTGAAAAAAGAATTACATAAAATAGGGGTTAAGACGAATATAACAAATTATTCTATAGAAATAACAGATTTTTTACAAGAAAAAAATCATTGTATTTTTTTCAATACTTATCAAGATCATAGAATGGCTATGTCTTTTGCTCCATTAGGATTACAGTATTCCATTTGTATAGAGGATCCAAATGTTGTAAAAAAATCATATCCTAATTTTTGGATAGATTTAAAATCTATAGGATTTTCTATTGAAAATGATTATTTTTCTAGGTAA
- a CDS encoding MazG nucleotide pyrophosphohydrolase domain-containing protein gives MEIKNIQKLVHNWIMNHGIRYFDILTNTILLSEEVGEVSRIIARNYGEQSNKKNCNNNDDLGEELSDVLFVLICLANQTGIDLEKSFNKKLREKKMRDHSRHHENEKLK, from the coding sequence TTGGAAATAAAAAATATACAAAAATTAGTTCATAATTGGATTATGAATCATGGAATACGATACTTTGATATATTAACTAATACAATACTTTTATCTGAAGAAGTAGGAGAGGTTTCTAGAATTATTGCTAGAAATTATGGAGAACAATCTAATAAAAAAAACTGTAATAATAATGATGATCTTGGAGAGGAATTATCAGATGTTTTATTTGTTTTAATATGTTTAGCTAATCAAACTGGGATTGATCTAGAAAAATCTTTCAATAAAAAATTGAGAGAAAAAAAAATGAGAGACCATAGTAGACATCATGAAAATGAAAAATTAAAATAG
- a CDS encoding transketolase family protein: MEQYKKYGSQELKETRAGFGDALTFLGKKNSKVVVLCADLTSSLFMKEFSKIFSERFFQIGIAEANMMGIAAGISIGGYIPFAGTFANFATSRVYDQIRQSICYSHKNVKICASHSGLTLGEDGATHQCLEDIGMMKMLPGMTVINTCDYNQTYAATLSICDHVGPVYLRFGRPAVANFTDKNQKFEIGKGVRLIKGKDITIISTGHLVWESLEASKELYEQYGIECEVINIHTIKPLDNDIILNSVKKTKCVLTAEEHNYWGGLGESVARIIATKIGSIPQSFVAVNDTFGESGKPMELLKKYNVDRYSIINNVKYIIKKKLK, encoded by the coding sequence ATGGAACAATATAAAAAATATGGAAGTCAAGAGTTGAAAGAAACTAGGGCAGGCTTTGGAGATGCCTTAACGTTCCTTGGAAAGAAAAATAGTAAAGTAGTAGTATTATGCGCAGATCTTACTAGTTCTTTATTTATGAAAGAATTTTCTAAAATTTTTTCTGAAAGATTTTTTCAAATAGGAATAGCAGAAGCTAATATGATGGGAATAGCAGCTGGTATAAGTATTGGAGGATATATTCCATTTGCAGGAACATTTGCTAATTTTGCTACATCTCGTGTGTATGATCAAATACGTCAATCTATTTGTTATTCTCATAAAAATGTAAAAATATGTGCATCTCATTCAGGTTTAACTCTTGGAGAGGATGGGGCTACACATCAATGTTTAGAAGATATTGGAATGATGAAAATGTTACCGGGAATGACTGTAATTAATACTTGTGATTACAATCAAACTTATGCGGCAACTTTAAGTATATGCGATCATGTTGGTCCAGTATATCTTCGTTTTGGACGTCCTGCTGTAGCTAATTTTACAGATAAAAACCAAAAATTTGAAATAGGAAAAGGAGTTCGTTTAATCAAAGGAAAAGATATTACCATTATTAGTACAGGACATTTAGTATGGGAATCTTTAGAAGCTTCCAAAGAATTATATGAGCAATATGGAATTGAATGTGAAGTAATCAATATTCATACAATTAAACCATTAGATAATGATATTATTTTAAATTCTGTTAAAAAAACAAAATGTGTTCTTACAGCAGAAGAACATAATTATTGGGGTGGATTAGGAGAAAGTGTTGCTAGAATTATTGCTACAAAAATAGGATCTATTCCTCAAAGTTTCGTAGCAGTGAATGATACTTTTGGAGAAAGTGGAAAACCTATGGAACTTCTAAAAAAATATAATGTTGATCGTTATTCTATTATAAATAATGTTAAATATATAATTAAAAAGAAATTAAAATAA